One genomic region from Equus caballus isolate H_3958 breed thoroughbred chromosome 4, TB-T2T, whole genome shotgun sequence encodes:
- the OPN1SW gene encoding short-wave-sensitive opsin 1, which produces MSKMSEEEEFFLYKNISSVRPWDGPQYHIAPVWAFRLQAAFLGIVFLVGMPLNSLVLVATLRYKKLRQPLNYILVNVSLGGFLVCIFSVLIVFINSCHGYFVFGPHVCAFESFLGTVAGLVTGWSLAFLAFERYIIICKPFGNFRFSSKHALMVVLATWIIGISVSIPPFFGWSRFIPEGLQCSCGPDWYTVGTKYRSEYYSWFLFIFCFIVPLSLICFSYSQLLGALRAVAAQQQESATTQKAEREVSRMVVVMVGSFCVCYVPYAALAMYMVNNPNHGLDLRFVTIPAFFSKSSCVYNPIIYCFMNKQFRACIMEMVCGKAMTDESDISQKTEVSTVSSSQVGPN; this is translated from the exons ATGAGCAAAATGTCAGAGGAGGAGGAATTTTTTCTGTACAAGAACATCTCCTCGGTGAGGCCGTGGGATGGGCCTCAGTACCACATCGCACCTGTCTGGGCCTTCcgcctccaggcagccttccttgGCATTGTCTTCCTTGTAGGGATGCCACTTAACAGCCTGGTGCTGGTGGCGACATTGCGCTACAAAAAGTTGCGGCAGCCCCTCAACTATATTCTGGTCAACGTGTCCCTGGGGGGCTTCCTTGTCTGCATCTTCTCTGTCCTCATCGTCTTCATTAACAGCTGTCATGGATACTTCGTCTTTGGCCCCCATGTTTGTGCTTTTGAGAGCTTCCTGGGCACTGTAGCAG GTCTGGTAACAGGCTGGTCACTGGCCTTCCTGGCCTTTGAACGCTACATTATCATCTGTAAACCCTTTGGCAACTTCCGCTTCAGCTCCAAGCACGCACTGATGGTGGTCCTGGCTACCTGGATCATTGGTATTAGCGTCTCCATCCCACCCTTCTTTGGCTGGAGCCG GTTCATCCCCGAGGGCCTGCAGTGTTCCTGTGGCCCTGACTGGTACACCGTGGGCACCAAATATCGCAGCGAGTACTATAGCTGGTTCCTCTTCATCTTCTGCTTCATTGTACCTCTCTCCCTCATCTGCTTCTCCTACTCTCAGTTGTTGGGGGCCCTCAGAGCT gTTGCAGCCCAGCAGCAGGAGTCAGCTACGACCCAGAAGGCTGAGCGGGAGGTGAGCCGCatggttgtggtgatggtgggatccttttgtgtctgttacGTGCCCTATGCTGCCCTTGCCATGTACATGGTCAACAACCCTAACCACGGGCTGGACTTACGCTTTGTCACCATTCCTGCCTTCTTCTCCAAGAGTTCTTGTGTCTACAATCCCATCATCTACTGCTTCATGAATAAGCAG TTCCGAGCTTGCATCATGGAGATGGTGTGTGGCAAGGCCATGACAGATGAGTCTGACATCTCCCAGAAAACAGAAGTTTCTACTGTCTCTTCTAGCCAAGTTGGCCCCAACTAA